From Anopheles funestus chromosome 3RL, idAnoFuneDA-416_04, whole genome shotgun sequence, a single genomic window includes:
- the LOC125768979 gene encoding cytochrome b-c1 complex subunit 7-like — protein MSYVARKGPAVYSALSKWAYNMAGFNQYGLHRDDCLYENDDVKEAIRRLPEKLKDERNFRITRALHLSMTKTILPKEQWTKYEEDTKYLEPYLQEVVQEREEKVKWESNK, from the exons ATGTCGTACGTTGCTCGCAAAGGACCCGCCGTCTACT CTGCCCTCAGCAAATGGGCCTACAACATGGCCGGTTTCAACCAGTACG GTCTCCACCGTGATGATTGTCTGTACGAAAACGACGACGTGAAGGAAGCGATCCGCCGCCTACCGGAGAAGCTGAAGGATGAGCGCAATTTCCGCATTACGCGCGCCCTACACCTTTCGATGACGAAAACGATCCTTCCGAAGGAGCAGTGGACGAAGTACGAGGAAGATACGAAGTACCTTGAACCGTACCTGCAGGAAGTGGTCCAAGAGCGTGAGGAGAAGGTTAAATGGGAATCGAACAAGTAA
- the LOC125768973 gene encoding lysophosphatidylserine lipase ABHD12 isoform X2, which yields MYLSVKRRAIKRIGKLTCTVVLILFAVVFVILPIIFKFSVTVQKHILFLTFITYPPNLDLKRPEKSGLYATRNFYINYRDQEEEIDVNIAVWHVLPNDLVRRYAKELHVDERKFANRTLPTIDGSTSNGGSISHDTTDSVGDTSDRYSRIEKVLQKDNFSPTDETHQRELFEEALRATTNDVVLYLHGNTASRGAPHRVELYQTLRALNYHVIAMDYRGYGDSANVSPTERGVVYDALAVYQYITSITKNPVYLWGHSLGTGVSTHLLSLLTEMSLPGPRALVLESPFNNIKEEICAHPFSKLYRHLPWFDMLISRPMYNNMLRFESDQHIAEFRQPVLILHAEDDLVVPFELGYKLYRRALDTRGKSWGPIEFHRFEKSSHYGHKYICRAPNLPEIVVRFFHAYRNEHY from the exons ATGTACCTGTCCGTCAAGCGGCGTGCTATCAAAAG AATCGGTAAGCTGACATGTACGGTCGTGCTGATACTGTTTGCCGTCGTGTTCGTCATACTACCGATCATCTTTAAGTTCTCGGTCACcgtacaaaaacacattctgTTCCTCACCTTCA TAACGTATCCACCGAACCTGGACCTGAAGCGGCCGGAAAAGAGTGGCCTGTACGCGACGAGAAACTTCTACATCAATTACCGCGATCAGGAGGAGGAGATCGATGTGAACATTGCCGTGTGGCACGTGCTACCGAACGATTTGGTGCGCCGCTATGCGAAGGAACTGCACGTCGATGAG CGCAAGTTTGCGAACAGAACGCTCCCAACGATAGATGGCAGCACTAGCAATGGAGGAAGCATATCGCACGACACGACCGATTCCGTTGGCGACACATCGGATCGCTACAGCCGGATTGAAAAAGTGCTTCAAAAAGATAATTTCAGCCCAACCGATGAAACGCACCAGCGGGAACTGTTCGAAGAGGCGCTCCGGGCAACGACGAACGATGTTGTGCTGTATCTGCACGGTAATACGGCATCGCGCGGTGCACCACATCGGGTCGAACTGTATCAGACGCTGCGTGCGCTTAACTATCATGTGATAGCGATGGATTACCGTGGGTACGGTGATTCGGCGAATGTATCACCAACGGAACGTGGCGTCGTGTACGATGCGCTTGCTGTCTATCAATACATTACGAGCATTACCAAAAACCCGGTCTATCTGTGGGGCCATTCGCTTGGTACGGGCGTATCAACCCATCTGCTGTCGCTGCTGACCGAGATGAGCCTTCCCGGGCCGCGGGCACTTGTGCTGGAAAGTCCTTTCAACAACATTAAGGAAGAGATCTGTGCCCATCCATTTTCGAAG CTGTACCGTCACCTGCCATGGTTTGACATGCTGATCTCAAGACCAATGTACAATAATATGCTACGCTTCGAATCCGATCAGCACATAGCCGAGTTCCGTCAGCCGGTACTGATATTGCACGCGGAAGATGATCTTGTCGTCCCGTTTGAGTTAGGATATAAG CTTTACCGCCGAGCACTAGACACCCGGGGCAAATCGTGGGGTCCAATCGAGTTCCATCGGTTCGAGAAGAGCAGCCACTACGGACATAAATATATCTGCCGGGCACCGAACCTGCCAGAAATTGTCGTACGCTTTTTCCATGCCTATCGGAACGAGCATTACTAG
- the LOC125768973 gene encoding lysophosphatidylserine lipase ABHD12 isoform X1, with amino-acid sequence MAMFDLDRLITDLFKTTVLPGIAIGLWLTDLIGKLTCTVVLILFAVVFVILPIIFKFSVTVQKHILFLTFITYPPNLDLKRPEKSGLYATRNFYINYRDQEEEIDVNIAVWHVLPNDLVRRYAKELHVDERKFANRTLPTIDGSTSNGGSISHDTTDSVGDTSDRYSRIEKVLQKDNFSPTDETHQRELFEEALRATTNDVVLYLHGNTASRGAPHRVELYQTLRALNYHVIAMDYRGYGDSANVSPTERGVVYDALAVYQYITSITKNPVYLWGHSLGTGVSTHLLSLLTEMSLPGPRALVLESPFNNIKEEICAHPFSKLYRHLPWFDMLISRPMYNNMLRFESDQHIAEFRQPVLILHAEDDLVVPFELGYKLYRRALDTRGKSWGPIEFHRFEKSSHYGHKYICRAPNLPEIVVRFFHAYRNEHY; translated from the exons ATGGCAATGTTCGATCTCGATCGGCTCATTACCGATCTCTTCAAGACGACCGTCCTGCCCGGGATAGCGATCGGACTGTGGTTGACCGATTT AATCGGTAAGCTGACATGTACGGTCGTGCTGATACTGTTTGCCGTCGTGTTCGTCATACTACCGATCATCTTTAAGTTCTCGGTCACcgtacaaaaacacattctgTTCCTCACCTTCA TAACGTATCCACCGAACCTGGACCTGAAGCGGCCGGAAAAGAGTGGCCTGTACGCGACGAGAAACTTCTACATCAATTACCGCGATCAGGAGGAGGAGATCGATGTGAACATTGCCGTGTGGCACGTGCTACCGAACGATTTGGTGCGCCGCTATGCGAAGGAACTGCACGTCGATGAG CGCAAGTTTGCGAACAGAACGCTCCCAACGATAGATGGCAGCACTAGCAATGGAGGAAGCATATCGCACGACACGACCGATTCCGTTGGCGACACATCGGATCGCTACAGCCGGATTGAAAAAGTGCTTCAAAAAGATAATTTCAGCCCAACCGATGAAACGCACCAGCGGGAACTGTTCGAAGAGGCGCTCCGGGCAACGACGAACGATGTTGTGCTGTATCTGCACGGTAATACGGCATCGCGCGGTGCACCACATCGGGTCGAACTGTATCAGACGCTGCGTGCGCTTAACTATCATGTGATAGCGATGGATTACCGTGGGTACGGTGATTCGGCGAATGTATCACCAACGGAACGTGGCGTCGTGTACGATGCGCTTGCTGTCTATCAATACATTACGAGCATTACCAAAAACCCGGTCTATCTGTGGGGCCATTCGCTTGGTACGGGCGTATCAACCCATCTGCTGTCGCTGCTGACCGAGATGAGCCTTCCCGGGCCGCGGGCACTTGTGCTGGAAAGTCCTTTCAACAACATTAAGGAAGAGATCTGTGCCCATCCATTTTCGAAG CTGTACCGTCACCTGCCATGGTTTGACATGCTGATCTCAAGACCAATGTACAATAATATGCTACGCTTCGAATCCGATCAGCACATAGCCGAGTTCCGTCAGCCGGTACTGATATTGCACGCGGAAGATGATCTTGTCGTCCCGTTTGAGTTAGGATATAAG CTTTACCGCCGAGCACTAGACACCCGGGGCAAATCGTGGGGTCCAATCGAGTTCCATCGGTTCGAGAAGAGCAGCCACTACGGACATAAATATATCTGCCGGGCACCGAACCTGCCAGAAATTGTCGTACGCTTTTTCCATGCCTATCGGAACGAGCATTACTAG
- the LOC125768973 gene encoding lysophosphatidylserine lipase ABHD12 isoform X3, with protein MQRKPKLLCCKIGKLTCTVVLILFAVVFVILPIIFKFSVTVQKHILFLTFITYPPNLDLKRPEKSGLYATRNFYINYRDQEEEIDVNIAVWHVLPNDLVRRYAKELHVDERKFANRTLPTIDGSTSNGGSISHDTTDSVGDTSDRYSRIEKVLQKDNFSPTDETHQRELFEEALRATTNDVVLYLHGNTASRGAPHRVELYQTLRALNYHVIAMDYRGYGDSANVSPTERGVVYDALAVYQYITSITKNPVYLWGHSLGTGVSTHLLSLLTEMSLPGPRALVLESPFNNIKEEICAHPFSKLYRHLPWFDMLISRPMYNNMLRFESDQHIAEFRQPVLILHAEDDLVVPFELGYKLYRRALDTRGKSWGPIEFHRFEKSSHYGHKYICRAPNLPEIVVRFFHAYRNEHY; from the exons ATGCAGCGAAAACCGAAACTACTGTGTTGCAA AATCGGTAAGCTGACATGTACGGTCGTGCTGATACTGTTTGCCGTCGTGTTCGTCATACTACCGATCATCTTTAAGTTCTCGGTCACcgtacaaaaacacattctgTTCCTCACCTTCA TAACGTATCCACCGAACCTGGACCTGAAGCGGCCGGAAAAGAGTGGCCTGTACGCGACGAGAAACTTCTACATCAATTACCGCGATCAGGAGGAGGAGATCGATGTGAACATTGCCGTGTGGCACGTGCTACCGAACGATTTGGTGCGCCGCTATGCGAAGGAACTGCACGTCGATGAG CGCAAGTTTGCGAACAGAACGCTCCCAACGATAGATGGCAGCACTAGCAATGGAGGAAGCATATCGCACGACACGACCGATTCCGTTGGCGACACATCGGATCGCTACAGCCGGATTGAAAAAGTGCTTCAAAAAGATAATTTCAGCCCAACCGATGAAACGCACCAGCGGGAACTGTTCGAAGAGGCGCTCCGGGCAACGACGAACGATGTTGTGCTGTATCTGCACGGTAATACGGCATCGCGCGGTGCACCACATCGGGTCGAACTGTATCAGACGCTGCGTGCGCTTAACTATCATGTGATAGCGATGGATTACCGTGGGTACGGTGATTCGGCGAATGTATCACCAACGGAACGTGGCGTCGTGTACGATGCGCTTGCTGTCTATCAATACATTACGAGCATTACCAAAAACCCGGTCTATCTGTGGGGCCATTCGCTTGGTACGGGCGTATCAACCCATCTGCTGTCGCTGCTGACCGAGATGAGCCTTCCCGGGCCGCGGGCACTTGTGCTGGAAAGTCCTTTCAACAACATTAAGGAAGAGATCTGTGCCCATCCATTTTCGAAG CTGTACCGTCACCTGCCATGGTTTGACATGCTGATCTCAAGACCAATGTACAATAATATGCTACGCTTCGAATCCGATCAGCACATAGCCGAGTTCCGTCAGCCGGTACTGATATTGCACGCGGAAGATGATCTTGTCGTCCCGTTTGAGTTAGGATATAAG CTTTACCGCCGAGCACTAGACACCCGGGGCAAATCGTGGGGTCCAATCGAGTTCCATCGGTTCGAGAAGAGCAGCCACTACGGACATAAATATATCTGCCGGGCACCGAACCTGCCAGAAATTGTCGTACGCTTTTTCCATGCCTATCGGAACGAGCATTACTAG